From a region of the Branchiostoma floridae strain S238N-H82 chromosome 13, Bfl_VNyyK, whole genome shotgun sequence genome:
- the LOC118429723 gene encoding hydroxyacid oxidase 1-like: MSVNALTSIADFEKSAHEKLPDFAWSYYSRTSDAGQTYLDNTEAFRRYRLIPRNLRDVSIRDTSVTVLGSNLAIPVAIAPTALHRFAHPDAELATAKGAAAMKTEMVLGSWSNHSLEEVAEATPRGIHWFYMPFYKDRNHMKRLLDRAERAGYSAIFLTIDQPINLFSTGGSAPRSFPFPLRFPNVFDEEPPHAIGTAEYRQCLRDAVKEPATWEDVEWVRENTRLPVVLKGILSADDAKMAVERGVNGIYVSNHGGRELDGVPATIDVLPNIVRAVDGKAEVYLDGGVRTGTDVLKALALGARCVFIGRPALWGLAHNGEEGVQQVLQILTDELSLAMARAGCSKISDIQPSLVVHQSYYGVPAVKVVPKSRY; the protein is encoded by the exons ATGTCTGTGAACGCGCTAACCTCCATTGCAGATTTTGAGAAGTCTGCGCACGAGAAGCTGCCGGACTTTGCCTGGTCATACTATAGTCGTACTTCAGACGCCGGGCAAACGTACCTAGATAACACCGAGGCCTTCCGACG GTACCGCCTCATCCCACGGAACCTCCGTGACGTCTCCATCCGGGACACCTCGGTAACGGTGCTGGGGTCCAACCTAGCCATCCCAGTAGCCATTGCGCCAACTGCCTTGCACCGATTCGCTCATCCTGACGCGGAGTTGGCGACTGCCAAGG GCGCCGCCGCCATGAAAACAGAGATGGTGCTGGGTTCCTGGTCTAACCACTCCCTTGAGGAGGTTGCTGAAGCGACTCCTCGCGGGATCCACTGGTTCTACATGCCGTTCTACAAAGACCGTAACCACATGAAACGTTTGCTGGACCGGGCAGAGCGTGCGGGATATAGCGCCATATTCCTCACCATTGACCAACCCATCAACCTATTTTCTACTGGCGGGTCTGCCCCAAGATCTTTCCCGTTTCCTCTTAG GTTTCCGAACGTCTTTGACGAAGAACCGCCCCATGCCATCGGTACTGCGGAGTACCGACAGTGTTTGAGAGATGCAGTAAAGGAACCGGCGACGTGGGAGGACGTGGAGTGGGTCAGGGAGAACACCAGGCTGCCTGTCGTCTTGAAGGGGATCCTCTCAG CGGACGACGCCAAGATGGCTGTGGAACGTGGAGTGAACGGCATCTATGTGTCTAACCACGGTGGGAGAGAACTGGACGGTGTGCCGGCAACT ATAGACGTCCTGCCCAACATCGTCCGTGCTGTGGACGGTAAGGCGGAGGTTTACCTGGACGGAGGGGTCCGGACTGGGACGGACGTGCTGAAGGCCTTGGCGCTGGGGGCCAGATGTGTGTTCATCGGCAGGCCCGCACTCTGGGGTCTGGCACATAAC GGGGAAGAAGGAGTCCAGCAAGTTCTACAGATTCTGACAGATGAACTCAGCCTGGCCATGGCCAGGGCAG GTTGTTCCAAGATATCTGACATCCAGCCGTCACTTGTTGTGCACCAGTCGTATTATGGCGTACCAGCTGTTAAAGTAGTGCCGAAGTCTAGATATTAG